DNA from Pseudomonas putida:
CGGGCCGAAGATCGCCGATGCCCCGTTGACGCCGCACAGCGGGTTGTCGACGTCTGCGGCCACTTCAAATTGCACCTCGGCCAAGCGCGGATCGAGGTCGCTGGCATCGATACGTGCCAACTTGGCCAGGGCCAGGCCGCCCTCCTCCAGCGCATGGCCGTCGGCATCCAGCAGGCGCAGGCCAAGCGCGCGCAACATGCCACTGCCGGCGTCATTGGTGGCGCTGCCGCCGATGGCCAGCACCACCCGCTGCGCGCCAGCGGCCAGGGCCGCTGCGATCAGCTCGCCGGTGCCCCAGGTGCTGCTGCGGCATGCATCGCGCTGGCCGGTTGGCACCAATTGCAGGCCACTGGCCTGGGCCATCTCGATGATCGCCGTGCGACTTTGTGGCAACCAGCCCCAACCGGCCTCGACGCAGTGCCCCAGTGGCCCGCGCACGGCCTGACGGCGAAGTTCGCCATGGCTGGCAGCAAGGATCGCCTCCATGGTGCCTTCGCCGCCGTCGGCCATCGGGCACTCGACCCGTTCAGCGTCCGGCCACACTTGGCCAAGGCCCGCAGCGATGGCGCGGGCGACACCTGCAGCGTCGAGGCTGTCCTTGAACGAGTCGGGGGCAATGACGATCTTCATGGGGTTTCTCCTGTCCTGATGAGCGGCATGCTGACAGGTGCCCGCTTGGGTCGCCTCGGTCAAATGCACAAAACGCCGGGCAGGTTGTTTGGGCGGATGCCTTCGTGACGCACCCTGCTTGCGCTTCAGTCTGCCGGCAACAGCTGTAGCCCCAGGTACAAGCTAAGCATCCCTTCCATACGCAACGGGTCGACCTCGCCCAGTTCGGCAATCCGCTCCAGGCGGTAGCGCAGGCTGTTGCGGTGAATGCCCAGGGCATCGGCACAGGCCTGGCTCTGGCCGTCATGGGCACACCAGGCGCGTAGGGTGGTGAGCAACTGGCCACTGCCGTCCTTGC
Protein-coding regions in this window:
- a CDS encoding glycerate kinase; its protein translation is MKIVIAPDSFKDSLDAAGVARAIAAGLGQVWPDAERVECPMADGGEGTMEAILAASHGELRRQAVRGPLGHCVEAGWGWLPQSRTAIIEMAQASGLQLVPTGQRDACRSSTWGTGELIAAALAAGAQRVVLAIGGSATNDAGSGMLRALGLRLLDADGHALEEGGLALAKLARIDASDLDPRLAEVQFEVAADVDNPLCGVNGASAIFGPQKGASAQQVEALDMALGHFADHCARLLGEDVRDYPGCGAAGGMGFAARAFMGAQFRPGVEVVAELAGLDALVHGADLVVTGEGRFDAQTLRGKTPMGVARVAKRHGVPVVVLAGTLGEGYQQLYAHGVDAAFALASGPMSLEQACANAAELLQARACDIGRLWRSATQGHA